The stretch of DNA AGAGTTTGGAGCATATAAAAAATTTATAGAACAATCTTTTAAATATGGTTTTTTTAAGAAAAAGAGTTTACTGACAAAGAAACAAATAGCTACTGTATTAAAATTAGCAGAATTACCATCCATTTCTAAAGATGGCGTAATTCTTTACATACAGTGGCTGTGTTTGTTTCGATGTTATATAAATTTTATAGAAAAACAAAAAATGTAATCAGCTAATGGTATTCTACCTTTTTACTAACATAGATACTTGATGGCTTATAAACGGCGGGCAGGACGCCCGCAGTAAAATTAATAACTAGGGCGCATCACTTTCGCACAACGTTAAGAGTATCCGACGTTGAGAAAATGGGAAGAAAATGCCCCAAGCATTTTTCTTTCCATTTTCTCAATGTCTCCGAGCCAACAACTACTAGCAAGTCCTGTGACTGAACGGATGGCACGCAAACTTGCTCTTTTCTGCAAGTTTCGTGACAGGAGTGAAGGCGCTGGACTTGCGTAAGTTCAACAAAAATACTAAAAAGTTTGGCTAATACAACTTTGCCGGCTTGGAGCAAGGAGGTGAACAGCTTCCGACATAGTTCACCTCCGCAGTGGATACTCGTAGTTAGTTGCTGTTTTAGACTTGTGTATTACTAAAAAGTCTGACTAATGCCTTCTACGAGAACCAGCCGAGACACGATGTCGAGCGTAATACTTACTCCATTCCACAATACGATTCTTTTATATGTTGGGTTTGCGAAGTTGCTTGTCAAATCCTATTCTGTAGCAATTTTGCAAATCCAACGTTGGACGCGTAATAATTAAGATTTCCTCAGTTTTTTATCTTTTTTTACTCTAATTATTTTTTTTAAAAAATAGCTGCTTTTTTTATACTATGCCTTATACTGACCTATTGAGGATATTTAAAACTATGAAATTCAAACTTGGTGAACTATTTTGTGGAGCTGGTGGTATTGGATTAGGTGCTATTAATGCTAAGTTATCTCATAATGGCAAACAATATTCTATTGAACATGAATGGGCTTCTGATTATGATAAAGACGCTTGTGAAACCTATAGAGCTAATATCTGTCCTGAAAATCCAAAGTCTGTTATATGCACAGATGTTAGAGATTTAGACATAAAGAAACTTTCCAAGATTGACGCTTTGGCTTTTGGATTTCCTTGTAATGATTTTTCCGTAGTTGGGGAGCAAAAAGGTATGGATGGAGTTTATGGGGCTTTATATTCCTATGGAGTAAAAGTTCTTAAACAATTTCAACCGACTTGGTTTTTAGCTGAGAATGTAGGCGGGCTTCGCAATTCAAATGAAGGTAAAGCATTTGAAGAAATAATAAAAGAACTTACAAAAGTTGGTTATAATGTAACTTCTCATCTTTATAAATTTGAAGAGTATGAAGTTCCTCAAGCAAGACATAGAATTATTATCGTAGGATTTAGGAATGATACGAAGTTAAAATTTAAAATTCCAGTTCTTTCTAATCCTAAAATAATTACAGCACGACAAGCTATTACAATTCCTCCGATTCCAAAAGATGCGGCTAATCAAGAGTTTACGAAACAATCTGTTCAAGTAGTAGAGCGACTCCAATATATCAAAGCTGGAGAAAATGCATTTAATGCAACATTACCGGAACATTTGACACTAAATGTAAAAGGTGTAAAAATGAGTCAAATCTATAAGCGGTTACATCCAGATAAACCTTCTTATACAATAACTGGTAGCGGAGGCGGAGGAACTCATGTTTATCATTGGAAGGAAAATAGAGCTTTGACAAATAGAGAGCGCGCTAGATTGCAAACCTTTCCAGATAACTTTATATTTAAAGGTTCTAAAGAATCTGTCCGAAAACAATTAGGTATGGCAGTTCCGCCTAAAGGAGTTCAAATAATTTTTGAATCAATTCTTAAAACGATTGCAGGGGTAGAATACAATCATCTTGAATCTTAACAAAAATTATTACTATTATGAGTTTAATCACTACAGGACTTTTTGATAAAGTTTTAATTGAACCTCTAAATCAGAATGCAAATAAATTGTATGTGGTTTCTGGTTATGCTACTGCAATGATGGCAATGCGTCATTTTGAATTTGCTAAAAAAATTAAGAAACAATTTTCTTTAGAACTAATAGTTGGGATGTCTCCAAATGATGGGATTGAAAAGAAAAATCATCTTGCCTTTATTGATTTACAGTCTGAGAAATACAATGTAGACTTTCGATGCAACTATACAATTAATCGTCCTCCTATCCATTCAAAAGTTTACGCATGGTATAATAACGATAAGCCTTTAATGGGGTTTGTTGGTTCTGCTAATTATACTCAGAACGCTTTCAGTAATTCTATGAGAGAAGTTTTAACATTAGAAAATCCTGAATTATGTATGCAATATTATAATAGTCTAATAGGTGAAACAGTAAATTGTAATTCTGAAAATATTGAAGAGCATATAGATATTTTTGAAAAGAAAATTGCAGGGAAGAAAACAGTAGAAGATATTATTGGAGAGGTTGAAACCTCTTTAACCTCAAATTATTTAAACCTAGATAAAGTTACTTTAACTCTATTAGATAGTAGAACAGGAGAAGTTCCTACTCGCTCTGGTTTAAATTGGGGTCAAAGAGAAAAAAGAAATCCGAATCAGGCTTACATAAATATTCCTGCTGATATAGGCAGGTCAGGTTTTTTCCCTGATAGATATGAAACATTTTCAATTACAACTGATGACGGCAAAGAGTTAATATGCGTTCGTGCTCAGGATGGAGGTAAGGGATTACATTCAACCTTAAATAATTCTTTACTTGGAGAATATTTCAGATATCGTATGGGTTTAAAAAACGGGCAATTTATAACCAAAGAAGATTTACTTAGATATGGACGAACGGATGTAACAATTTACAAAGTTGATTCTGAAAATTATATTATGGATTTTTCTGTCAGATAATTTTACTTTGCATCTTTCCGAGACACGACGTCGAAGGAACCTACGACAGTAAAGCTCAGGCATTAGTCCCTAGAAAAATATGGTCAAGTCTAAAATGGCAACTAACGTTTTGCAGCTTGGCGAAGTGGCGGATTTAGAAGCACTTACTTTCAATTTAGCACTAATGTTTATTTGAAAACCAAATGT from Leptospiraceae bacterium encodes:
- a CDS encoding DNA cytosine methyltransferase is translated as MKFKLGELFCGAGGIGLGAINAKLSHNGKQYSIEHEWASDYDKDACETYRANICPENPKSVICTDVRDLDIKKLSKIDALAFGFPCNDFSVVGEQKGMDGVYGALYSYGVKVLKQFQPTWFLAENVGGLRNSNEGKAFEEIIKELTKVGYNVTSHLYKFEEYEVPQARHRIIIVGFRNDTKLKFKIPVLSNPKIITARQAITIPPIPKDAANQEFTKQSVQVVERLQYIKAGENAFNATLPEHLTLNVKGVKMSQIYKRLHPDKPSYTITGSGGGGTHVYHWKENRALTNRERARLQTFPDNFIFKGSKESVRKQLGMAVPPKGVQIIFESILKTIAGVEYNHLES
- a CDS encoding NgoFVII family restriction endonuclease, whose amino-acid sequence is MSLITTGLFDKVLIEPLNQNANKLYVVSGYATAMMAMRHFEFAKKIKKQFSLELIVGMSPNDGIEKKNHLAFIDLQSEKYNVDFRCNYTINRPPIHSKVYAWYNNDKPLMGFVGSANYTQNAFSNSMREVLTLENPELCMQYYNSLIGETVNCNSENIEEHIDIFEKKIAGKKTVEDIIGEVETSLTSNYLNLDKVTLTLLDSRTGEVPTRSGLNWGQREKRNPNQAYINIPADIGRSGFFPDRYETFSITTDDGKELICVRAQDGGKGLHSTLNNSLLGEYFRYRMGLKNGQFITKEDLLRYGRTDVTIYKVDSENYIMDFSVR